Below is a window of Ferrimicrobium acidiphilum DSM 19497 DNA.
GTGACCTCCTACGAGGGAGTTATTGGTCCTGAGGCGAATCTCCTTGAGCCTGGACCTAAGTCAGTACGACAGATCCGTCTCCCTCATCCTGTGATCGACAACGATGAGCTTGCGAAGCTGATGTACATCAACGAAGACGGTGAGTATCCGGACCTTAACGCGAAGGTTATAGACATCCTCTATCCAGTAGGTGAGGGGGCTGAAGGTCTACGTAAGGCGCTAGCTGATGTCAGGATGTCCGCTGAGGCTGCTATTCGAGACGGGTTCGCAGTTGTCATTCTCTCTGACCGCCATGCGGACTGGGAAAATGCTCCAATACCATCGCTGCTCGCGGTCTCAGCAATCCATCACCACCTAGTTCGTACGAAACTTCGTACACAAGCTGGTTTGGTGATCGAATGCGGGGATGCTAGAGAGGTTCATCATTTCGCTGCCCTCATCAGCTTTGGAGCTGCTGCGGTGAACCCTTATCTGGCCTTTGATTCGATCGTTGATCTCATTCGCGAAGGGGTACTACCTGACGTGTCGCCACGTGTGGCAGTACGCAACTATGTGAAGGCGGCAACCAAGGGAATCATCAAGGTGATGTCGAAGATGGGGATCTCCACGATCGGGTCTTATACCGGAGCACAAGTCTTCGAGATCTATGGACTCAGTCGTGAGCTGGTTGACGAGTATTTCCCTGGGGCACGTTCGCCGATTGGAGGCGCTACTCTTGTCGAGATCGCTGACGCAGTAGCTGCTCATCATCACCGAGCCTACACTCAACATCCGGAAGAGTTCATCCATCAGAGTCTCGATACCGGCGGCCAGTATCAGTGGCGCCGCGACGGTGAATATCACCTCTTCAACCCCGAGACCGTCTTTTTATTGCAGCATTCGACTCGTAAACGTCGTCTTGATGTCTTCCGGCGGTATACGGCACTGGTGGATGACCTTGGCCGAAGGGCGAACACCCTGCGTGGGCTCCTAGAGTTCCGCACAGAGGGTTTGCAGCCGATCTCAGTCGACGAAGTGGAGTCAGCGGAGTCGATTATAAGTCGATTCTCGACTGGGGCGATGTCCTATGGATCGATCTCTCAGGAGGCTCATGAGACGCTTGCAATAGCTATGAACCGTCTGGGAGCTCGGTCAAACACCGGTGAAGGAGGGGAGGATCCGGAGCGGTCGGTTCCATCGTCAGATGGTACTGATCGACGCTCCAAGATCCGCCAAATCGCCTCAGGCCGTTTCGGTGTCTCGATCGATTTCCTGAGTGCAGCGGACGATATCCAGATCAAGATGGCTCAAGGGGCGAAGCCTGGCGAAGGCGGGCAGCTGCCCGGTGAAAAGGTCTACCCCTGGATAGCCAAGACGAGAAACTCGACCCCTGGAGTGGGGCTGATCTCACCACCACCTCATCACGATATCTATTCGATTGAGGATCTCGCTCAGCTAATCTACGACCTCAAGTCTGCCAATCCGCGGGCTCGGATCCATGTCAAACTCGTCTCCGAGGTAGGGGTGGGGACGGTTGCTGCGGGTGTGGTAAAAGCACATGCCGATGTCGTGCTCATCTCTGGTGGAGATGGAGGAACCGGAGCCGCGCCGCTCAATTCCCTGAAGCATGCAGGTGGACCTTGGGAACTTGGTTTGGCAGAGACGGTCCAGACACTCGTTCTAAATGGTCTGCGTGATAGAGTCGTGGTGCAGGTCGATGGCCAGCTCAAGACAGGCCGAGATGTTATGGTAGCCGCACTTTTAGGAGCTGAGGAGTATGGGTTTGCAACTGCCCCTCTAGTCGTATCAGGCTGCATCATGATGCGTGTCTGCCATCTCGATACCTGTCCCGTCGGCATCGCTACCCAGAATCCGGAATTGCGAAGTAAGTTCACTGGCAAGCCAGAGTTTGTTGAGACGTTTTTTGAGTACATCGCACAGGAGGTGCGCGAGTACCTTGCCAAGCTTGGTCTGCGCTCGCTTGATGAGGCGATCGGACGAGCAGATCTGCTAGAGCCGCTCGATCTTCCAGCAGCACAGCTCTTGGGTCTTGATCGACTTACCTATGCCAAAGAGGGTGCACCGCGCCGATACCGAGTCGGATCTCGCCAGGACATCCTCGCAAGCAGCCTTAACTCTCAGATTGTCGAGGCGGTAGAACCGCGACTCGATAAACCGGCACCTATTCGTTTGCTCTACAAGATCAGCAATACCGATCGGGCCGTCGGTGCAACCTTGGGTGATCTCATCACTCGACGCTATGGTTCCGATTTTCTTCCACCCGATGCAGTTTCATTGACCTTCGATGGATCCGCTGGACAAAGTTTTGGCGCTTTTGTCCCTCCTGGGGTGACTATGCAGCTTCGCGGCGACGCGAACGACTACGTAGGCAAGGGCCTTTCAGGTGGTCGCCTCATCGTCGCACCCCCGATGACAGTTGGAGTCACTGCGGAGAAGGCTGTGGTCATTGGTAACGTCGCGCTCTATGGGGCGACCAAGGGAGAACTATTCGTGCATGGGCGAGCGGGAGAGCGCTTCGCAGTCCGAAACTCAGGTGCGACAGCGGTCGTCGAAGGTGTTGGTGATCATGGATGCGAGTACATGACGGGAGGGGTGGTAGTGATTCTGGGATCCATCGGACGTAACTTCGCAGCTGGCATGTCGGGAGGTTTGGCCTTTATCTGGGATCCAACGGGCCGAACAGGAGACAGGGTAAATCAAGAGATGGTCGACCTCGATCCCATCGACGAGGAGCAACAGTCGTTGCTAAAGGAGTTACTCGAGCGTCATGTGAACTACACCGGGTCGGCAAAGGCGGCGTCAGTATTGGCAGCAGAGAGTAGATGGATTCGTAATTTCGTGTGTATCTATCCGAAGGACCTGAAACGAGTCGTTCTCCAGGATCGAGCCCATCGCC
It encodes the following:
- the gltB gene encoding glutamate synthase large subunit, which encodes MIPNTLPPLYPQGLEHDACGIAFLADLRGQGSHKLIQMGLGALVNLEHRGAKGSDPDTGDGAGILIQNPDGFWRRERELPPRGSYVTGLLFIDGDRAELLRQLTDLLAECNWSIVGTRDVPRNSQILGAGSRSCEPDIVQLFLADYRGAVGDQLERAAWLLRRKIEIEIPQLYFPSLSGKTFIYKGMLSAPQVEEYFLDLQNEELSSGIVLVHSRFSTNTFPSWRLAQPFRMIAHNGEINTIDGNRNWMRARESLLASPLVEGEITDAFPLVDAAESDSASLDGVFEMLALHGRSLPHAIMMMIPEAWEANSSMPADVRDFYRFHSSLMEPWDGPAAVVFTDGEMVGGVLDRNGLRPARYWVTDEGIVVLASEVGVIDIPPSSVVARGRLEPGRIFLVDTVKGAILDDAEVKESLATMRPWGEWLKEHQVALGTLPPRYMLVPQHGSVVQRQQLFGYTEEELRLIITPMATQGQEPIGSMGSDTPLAARSRLPRPLFDFFYQRFAQVTNPPLDAIREELVTSYEGVIGPEANLLEPGPKSVRQIRLPHPVIDNDELAKLMYINEDGEYPDLNAKVIDILYPVGEGAEGLRKALADVRMSAEAAIRDGFAVVILSDRHADWENAPIPSLLAVSAIHHHLVRTKLRTQAGLVIECGDAREVHHFAALISFGAAAVNPYLAFDSIVDLIREGVLPDVSPRVAVRNYVKAATKGIIKVMSKMGISTIGSYTGAQVFEIYGLSRELVDEYFPGARSPIGGATLVEIADAVAAHHHRAYTQHPEEFIHQSLDTGGQYQWRRDGEYHLFNPETVFLLQHSTRKRRLDVFRRYTALVDDLGRRANTLRGLLEFRTEGLQPISVDEVESAESIISRFSTGAMSYGSISQEAHETLAIAMNRLGARSNTGEGGEDPERSVPSSDGTDRRSKIRQIASGRFGVSIDFLSAADDIQIKMAQGAKPGEGGQLPGEKVYPWIAKTRNSTPGVGLISPPPHHDIYSIEDLAQLIYDLKSANPRARIHVKLVSEVGVGTVAAGVVKAHADVVLISGGDGGTGAAPLNSLKHAGGPWELGLAETVQTLVLNGLRDRVVVQVDGQLKTGRDVMVAALLGAEEYGFATAPLVVSGCIMMRVCHLDTCPVGIATQNPELRSKFTGKPEFVETFFEYIAQEVREYLAKLGLRSLDEAIGRADLLEPLDLPAAQLLGLDRLTYAKEGAPRRYRVGSRQDILASSLNSQIVEAVEPRLDKPAPIRLLYKISNTDRAVGATLGDLITRRYGSDFLPPDAVSLTFDGSAGQSFGAFVPPGVTMQLRGDANDYVGKGLSGGRLIVAPPMTVGVTAEKAVVIGNVALYGATKGELFVHGRAGERFAVRNSGATAVVEGVGDHGCEYMTGGVVVILGSIGRNFAAGMSGGLAFIWDPTGRTGDRVNQEMVDLDPIDEEQQSLLKELLERHVNYTGSAKAASVLAAESRWIRNFVCIYPKDLKRVVLQDRAHRRQGARYSITTSDRGY